Proteins from a genomic interval of Nostoc sp. TCL240-02:
- a CDS encoding O-antigen ligase domain-containing protein yields the protein MNSRQILFNSFLEENYSPEERSQQGWMAIAGFILLIVVCYFAGVTAALRLIYPVTALAVAVFLYLRHPILYISFTWWIWFLTPLATRLVDYRVGWDATRQMLIAPYLVVFVTIATFLRHFPRASRQGGLPFVMAFIGVFYGFLIGLIYNPPIPVARGLLDWLSPIIFAFHLFINWRDYPSYRQNIQRTFLWSVLILGTYGIYQFVVAPEWDRYWLIQSKLFMSSGNPVPFGMRVWSTLHSVGPFGSVMQAGLLLLFTSSGNLIFPASAVGYLSFLLTQARTNWGGWLFGIIMIVGSVKARIQMRLIVIIAVMAICVVPLTTIEPIAGVVSARLETFSNLQDDTSFKDRSGSYDKNLGLALSNGLGNGLGNIWKVNEKTGQIEVVVIDSGILDMFFTLGWFGAIFYMGGLLLLIISVSSYGEGRFDSFISAARAIGISSATQLIIGSGMLSVAGMILWGFLAMAMAGHKYYSNPKSL from the coding sequence ATGAATTCTAGACAGATACTTTTCAATAGTTTTTTAGAAGAAAATTATTCTCCCGAAGAGCGATCGCAACAGGGGTGGATGGCGATCGCAGGCTTTATACTACTAATTGTAGTTTGCTATTTTGCTGGTGTTACTGCTGCATTGCGCCTAATTTATCCGGTGACAGCTTTAGCAGTAGCCGTATTCTTATACTTGCGGCATCCCATTCTCTACATCAGCTTTACCTGGTGGATATGGTTTCTCACGCCCTTAGCTACTCGCTTAGTTGACTATCGGGTAGGTTGGGACGCTACTCGTCAGATGCTCATAGCACCATACTTGGTGGTATTTGTAACTATAGCAACATTCTTGCGACATTTTCCCCGTGCCTCACGTCAAGGGGGTTTGCCGTTTGTTATGGCTTTTATCGGAGTCTTTTATGGCTTTCTCATCGGTCTTATTTATAACCCACCAATCCCTGTAGCACGCGGACTGCTGGATTGGCTCAGTCCGATTATCTTCGCTTTTCACTTATTTATAAACTGGCGAGATTATCCTAGTTATCGTCAGAATATTCAGCGAACATTTCTTTGGTCTGTGTTAATTTTAGGAACTTATGGCATATATCAATTCGTAGTAGCTCCTGAGTGGGATAGGTATTGGCTCATCCAATCAAAACTATTCATGAGTTCTGGAAACCCCGTACCTTTCGGGATGCGTGTCTGGAGTACATTGCACTCAGTCGGCCCTTTTGGTTCCGTCATGCAAGCTGGTTTACTGTTGTTATTTACCAGTTCGGGAAATTTAATTTTTCCTGCTTCAGCTGTTGGTTACTTGTCGTTCTTACTAACACAAGCGCGGACTAATTGGGGAGGCTGGTTATTTGGAATAATTATGATTGTGGGTTCAGTCAAGGCACGAATTCAAATGCGCTTGATTGTTATAATTGCGGTGATGGCAATTTGTGTTGTGCCATTGACAACCATTGAGCCTATTGCTGGGGTTGTATCAGCCCGTTTGGAAACTTTTTCTAATCTTCAAGATGATACAAGTTTTAAAGATAGATCGGGAAGTTATGACAAAAATCTTGGTCTAGCGCTTTCTAACGGTTTAGGTAATGGCTTAGGAAATATCTGGAAAGTCAACGAAAAAACTGGTCAAATTGAAGTTGTGGTGATTGATAGTGGCATTTTAGATATGTTTTTCACCCTTGGTTGGTTTGGAGCTATCTTTTATATGGGTGGATTACTTTTGTTAATTATTAGTGTTAGCAGTTATGGTGAGGGACGTTTTGATAGTTTTATCAGTGCTGCCCGCGCAATTGGTATCAGTTCTGCTACACAGCTAATTATTGGTAGTGGAATGTTAAGTGTGGCAGGGATGATTCTTTGGGGATTTTTAGCTATGGCTATGGCAGGACATAAATACTATAGCAATCCCAAGAGTTTATAA
- a CDS encoding glycosyltransferase family 4 protein produces the protein MKLCIVTHKIKKGDGQGRVNYEVANEAIRRGHQLTLLASEIAPELENNSQVNWVRILVKDYPTEFLRNFIFAQKSTDWLQKHRSEIDLVKVNGAINLAAADVNAVHFVHSSWLRSPVHISRNRRDLYGLYQWLFTAFNARWEKQAFQKAQVVVAVSEKVAQELVNIGVPRSRIRVIINGVDLEEFAPGESDRQKLGLPENVTLALFAGDIRTPRKNLDTVLHALMKVPDLHLVVVGHTQNSPFPQLAASLGLSERVHFVGFRRDIPQIMQGVDLFVFPSRYEACSLVLLEALSSGLPVITAKATGGGELVTPECGIVLPDSDDIDALALALLTLVSSPTLIQQMGKAARSVAEKHSWTTMAQTYVDLFEELSKNAEHRSDTNLSPSTRPITLPFGATGAN, from the coding sequence ATGAAACTTTGTATTGTTACTCATAAAATTAAAAAAGGTGATGGACAGGGACGGGTAAACTATGAGGTTGCGAATGAAGCAATTCGTCGTGGTCATCAACTTACATTATTAGCTAGTGAAATCGCACCAGAACTAGAAAATAATAGTCAAGTTAATTGGGTTAGAATTCTAGTCAAAGACTATCCAACAGAATTTTTACGTAATTTCATATTTGCTCAAAAAAGTACAGATTGGTTGCAGAAACATCGCTCTGAGATTGATTTGGTTAAAGTCAATGGTGCAATTAATCTGGCTGCGGCTGATGTAAATGCTGTACATTTTGTGCATAGTTCATGGTTGCGATCGCCTGTTCATATTTCCCGCAATCGCCGCGATTTATATGGTTTATACCAGTGGCTGTTTACGGCTTTTAATGCCCGTTGGGAGAAACAGGCTTTCCAAAAGGCGCAGGTTGTTGTGGCTGTATCGGAAAAGGTAGCGCAGGAATTAGTCAATATTGGTGTACCGCGTTCTCGCATTCGCGTAATTATCAATGGCGTTGACTTAGAAGAGTTTGCCCCTGGTGAAAGCGACCGCCAAAAGTTAGGTTTACCGGAAAATGTCACCCTAGCATTATTCGCTGGAGACATCCGCACACCCAGAAAGAACTTAGATACAGTACTGCACGCCTTGATGAAAGTTCCCGATTTACATTTGGTGGTAGTGGGACACACTCAAAATAGCCCTTTCCCTCAGTTAGCAGCCTCTTTGGGGTTAAGTGAACGTGTGCATTTTGTGGGATTTCGCCGTGATATCCCCCAAATTATGCAAGGAGTAGATTTATTTGTGTTTCCTTCCCGATACGAAGCTTGCAGCCTCGTATTGTTAGAAGCACTTTCTTCAGGACTGCCAGTAATTACTGCCAAAGCCACTGGGGGCGGAGAGTTGGTGACACCAGAATGTGGCATCGTCTTACCTGACTCAGATGATATTGATGCTTTGGCTTTGGCGTTGCTGACTTTGGTGAGTAGTCCCACGCTCATACAGCAAATGGGCAAAGCTGCTCGTTCTGTGGCAGAAAAACATAGCTGGACTACTATGGCACAAACTTATGTGGATTTATTCGAGGAGTTAAGCAAGAATGCGGAACACCGTTCTGATACCAACTTATCGCCGTCCACAAGACCTATCACGCTGCCTTTTGGCGCTACAGGAGCAAATTAA
- a CDS encoding M23 family metallopeptidase, producing the protein MKKLTVFRYRTYGLIGLISLTAVLSTTTYALTQLASDSPIGQTPIPASNLIWPTQGFISQGFRKYQHEGIDIAGASGTPVVAAASGTVVKAGWDNWGLGNAITIKHLDGSTTVYGHNRRLLVSKDQQVIQGQIIAEMGSTGNSTAPHLHFEVHPNGRIAVDPLRLLTSLTASVSPASKIQQVDNPNRPVSTISVTKQVSPSLPPMGFAPISSDTNCNGVTIIDGETANIRVKVCEENGQLFYIGQLKQDPSKPIKIAALNIGKGRYRADNGSFYYLVSPERVEVWRNGTQMRSDKFYTLTK; encoded by the coding sequence ATGAAAAAACTTACCGTTTTTCGATACCGCACTTATGGACTAATTGGTTTAATATCCTTAACTGCCGTGTTAAGTACAACTACATATGCTCTAACACAGTTAGCAAGCGATTCCCCAATTGGGCAAACTCCTATCCCCGCTTCTAACTTAATCTGGCCGACTCAAGGGTTTATTTCTCAAGGCTTTCGCAAATATCAACATGAAGGAATTGATATTGCAGGGGCATCTGGAACCCCAGTTGTTGCTGCTGCATCGGGTACTGTTGTAAAAGCAGGTTGGGATAATTGGGGGTTAGGCAATGCCATAACTATTAAACATCTTGACGGTAGCACTACTGTTTATGGTCACAATCGCCGTTTGCTGGTGAGCAAGGATCAACAGGTCATTCAAGGTCAAATTATTGCTGAGATGGGATCTACAGGCAATAGTACAGCACCTCATCTCCATTTTGAAGTTCATCCAAATGGTCGAATTGCAGTTGACCCCCTTCGTCTATTGACATCTTTAACTGCAAGTGTTTCCCCTGCTTCTAAAATTCAGCAAGTGGATAACCCGAACCGCCCAGTCTCGACAATCTCCGTAACAAAGCAAGTTTCACCTTCATTGCCTCCAATGGGTTTTGCACCTATAAGCAGTGATACTAATTGCAATGGAGTTACTATTATTGATGGTGAAACTGCAAATATTCGTGTCAAGGTCTGTGAAGAAAATGGCCAGTTATTTTATATTGGGCAGTTGAAGCAAGACCCAAGCAAGCCTATAAAAATAGCAGCTTTGAATATTGGTAAAGGCAGATATCGAGCAGATAATGGTAGTTTTTATTATTTAGTCAGCCCTGAAAGAGTGGAAGTTTGGCGAAATGGCACTCAAATGCGTTCTGACAAATTTTATACTTTAACAAAATAA
- a CDS encoding glycosyltransferase family 2 protein translates to MRNTVLIPTYRRPQDLSRCLLALQEQIKPVDQVIVVVRDTDADTWQFLAQLNAPNLPLHTVKVTQPGVVAALNAGLAAVEGDIVSITDDDAAPHPDWLERIAAYFTSDSRLGGLGGRDWVYHGSKLEDESRPVVGQLQWFGRVIGNHHLGVGEPREVDILKGVNMSFRKEAIGQLRFDERMRGTGAQVHFEMAFTLTLKRAGWKIIYDPNVAVDHYPAQRFDEDQRNNFNEIAFINLVHNETLVLLEHLPFIHRIVFLFWAVFVGTCDSLGFVQWLRFLPSQGQLAGKKLLASWRGRWQGYKQFVIGH, encoded by the coding sequence ATGCGGAACACCGTTCTGATACCAACTTATCGCCGTCCACAAGACCTATCACGCTGCCTTTTGGCGCTACAGGAGCAAATTAAACCCGTCGATCAGGTGATAGTGGTTGTCCGCGATACGGATGCAGATACTTGGCAATTCCTGGCGCAATTAAACGCGCCCAATCTGCCACTGCATACCGTGAAAGTGACACAACCGGGGGTAGTAGCAGCCCTCAATGCCGGACTAGCAGCAGTAGAGGGCGATATTGTCTCCATTACTGATGATGATGCTGCACCCCACCCAGATTGGTTAGAGCGTATTGCCGCTTACTTTACCTCAGATAGTCGCCTTGGCGGTTTAGGAGGGCGTGATTGGGTATACCACGGCAGCAAATTAGAAGACGAATCGCGACCAGTAGTGGGACAGTTGCAGTGGTTTGGGCGAGTGATTGGCAACCATCATCTGGGAGTGGGAGAACCCCGCGAAGTCGATATTCTCAAAGGCGTAAACATGAGTTTTCGTAAAGAGGCCATCGGACAACTACGCTTTGACGAGCGGATGCGTGGTACTGGAGCGCAGGTACATTTTGAAATGGCATTTACCCTAACATTAAAGCGGGCTGGTTGGAAGATAATTTACGATCCTAATGTTGCTGTAGACCACTATCCTGCACAACGTTTTGATGAAGATCAGCGAAATAATTTTAATGAGATTGCCTTTATTAATTTAGTCCATAATGAAACCTTAGTTTTACTAGAACATTTGCCATTTATCCACCGGATTGTATTTTTATTCTGGGCAGTATTTGTGGGTACGTGTGATAGTTTGGGTTTCGTACAATGGCTGAGATTTTTACCTAGCCAAGGGCAGTTGGCGGGGAAAAAATTACTGGCATCTTGGCGGGGACGCTGGCAAGGATATAAACAATTTGTCATTGGTCATTAG
- a CDS encoding mechanosensitive ion channel family protein, with product MNILIILAEVSLVIFVFLLLNWLVSKLFKLFTKTSILKSEDRSIKTLRRNITGLLLLACLVSCILIVGANGYLIYRGENLQQYTLAMLERIPSGFWITLGIGIAQSIGTFILAAIALKFFKYWLKVASIRAKNLEKNTADDESIDAFFKALYHRISGGIWLWAVILCAQFLKLPATVSEYLYIALRIYLIIAVGLLILKAVAAVVDFLDALSVRYSNPDNLLRFYDRLRHLIPFLKRCLEFVIYVCMATLVIQQVQLIANIAAFGPRIIKIIGIIFISRVLFEVVYLLVEEVLFKDRNLTDIQRSRRLTLVPLFRSFLQYFVYFAAIISILYTLDIDPTPILAGAGIVGIAVGLGAQTLINDIVCGFFILFENYYLVGDYIEAGKVEEKVVEGVVEAIELRTTRIRHPNGQLQIIRNGDIGSITNYSKQYIFAVVEVGVPYNSNLAHVYKVIEEVGQQLKTNDPDVLEGTQIDGVESLGKSNLLLRTLTKVKPGKHHQIQRVLRKIFTDALLREGIVIPIRAESAEG from the coding sequence ATGAATATATTAATCATTTTAGCTGAAGTCAGCCTTGTAATCTTTGTTTTTTTATTACTGAACTGGCTTGTAAGCAAGTTATTCAAGCTATTTACAAAGACCTCTATATTAAAGAGCGAAGATAGGAGTATCAAAACCTTGCGTCGGAACATCACAGGGTTATTGTTACTTGCTTGCTTGGTGTCATGTATTTTGATTGTGGGTGCTAATGGTTATCTAATTTATCGTGGCGAAAACCTTCAACAATACACCCTGGCAATGCTTGAGCGTATTCCATCAGGATTTTGGATAACTTTAGGAATTGGCATAGCTCAGAGCATTGGCACTTTCATACTAGCCGCAATCGCACTGAAATTTTTTAAATATTGGCTGAAGGTAGCTAGCATTCGCGCCAAGAACTTAGAAAAAAATACCGCCGATGACGAAAGTATTGATGCTTTCTTTAAGGCGCTCTATCACAGAATTAGCGGTGGAATCTGGTTGTGGGCTGTCATTTTGTGTGCCCAGTTTCTCAAATTACCAGCAACGGTTTCGGAATATTTGTACATTGCACTGCGAATCTATCTAATTATTGCCGTCGGGTTGCTGATTCTCAAAGCAGTTGCTGCGGTAGTTGATTTTCTTGATGCTCTCAGTGTCAGATACTCCAACCCCGATAACCTCTTAAGATTCTACGATCGCCTCCGACACCTGATACCCTTTTTAAAGCGGTGTCTGGAGTTTGTAATTTATGTCTGCATGGCAACATTAGTGATTCAACAGGTGCAGTTAATCGCCAATATTGCAGCTTTTGGCCCGCGAATCATCAAGATCATCGGCATCATCTTCATTAGTCGTGTGTTGTTTGAGGTTGTTTACCTACTTGTTGAAGAGGTGCTGTTTAAAGACCGGAATCTAACTGATATTCAAAGAAGTAGACGCTTGACACTCGTTCCTCTTTTTCGTAGTTTCTTGCAATATTTTGTATACTTTGCTGCTATTATCTCTATTCTCTATACTCTTGACATTGACCCAACTCCTATACTGGCAGGTGCTGGTATTGTCGGTATAGCTGTAGGTTTAGGGGCACAGACACTGATAAATGATATAGTCTGCGGCTTCTTTATTCTGTTTGAAAACTATTACTTAGTGGGTGATTATATCGAGGCTGGGAAAGTCGAAGAGAAAGTTGTCGAAGGTGTTGTTGAGGCAATTGAACTCAGAACCACTCGTATTAGACATCCCAATGGTCAATTGCAGATTATTCGCAATGGAGATATTGGCTCAATTACCAATTATTCTAAACAGTATATCTTTGCAGTAGTGGAAGTTGGTGTGCCCTATAATTCCAACTTAGCTCATGTGTACAAAGTGATTGAGGAGGTAGGACAACAGTTAAAAACAAACGATCCAGATGTACTCGAAGGTACACAAATAGATGGAGTGGAAAGTCTTGGAAAGTCTAACTTGTTGCTGCGGACATTAACGAAGGTGAAGCCAGGAAAACATCATCAGATTCAACGCGTTCTTCGGAAAATTTTTACGGATGCACTACTGCGTGAAGGAATTGTAATTCCCATCCGTGCCGAAAGTGCTGAAGGTTAA
- a CDS encoding glycosyltransferase family 4 protein codes for MKTIIVMPLAEQRGGGEMMLWDLVQQGRNAGVEWLVIFLEHGPMVEQVKSLGIDARVVESGRLRQIHRFIGAVFRIAAIARRERADIIVNWMWITHISGGLAAMLAGLPAVWYQLEVPSDKTWLVRIATLIPAQAIITLSEDGKQAQAEIWPHRPTPLVYPGVALDRFEPDALPTPEEARRKLGLPLHGPLIGIVGRLQRWKGMHILVQAMPKILQKYPDAHCVVVGGKHDLEPDYEDFLKAEIATLGLKEQVIMAGLQRNIPEWVQAMDVFVHASDKEPFGIVIIEAMALGKPVIAGDAGGPTEIITDGMNGLLTPYGDADKLAIAILRYLDEQEFARSAGIAARQRALDFSTQNYAQNFISAIRSVIPSVSSAE; via the coding sequence ATGAAAACAATTATTGTGATGCCACTAGCCGAACAACGAGGCGGCGGTGAAATGATGCTTTGGGATTTGGTGCAGCAAGGACGTAATGCTGGTGTTGAGTGGCTGGTGATATTTTTAGAACACGGGCCAATGGTTGAACAAGTCAAATCCCTTGGTATTGATGCGCGAGTTGTGGAAAGTGGACGTTTACGCCAAATCCACCGTTTTATTGGCGCTGTTTTTCGGATAGCTGCGATCGCACGCCGCGAACGTGCAGATATAATTGTCAATTGGATGTGGATTACGCATATATCTGGAGGCTTGGCGGCGATGCTGGCTGGTTTGCCTGCTGTATGGTATCAACTAGAAGTACCTAGCGATAAAACTTGGTTGGTACGAATTGCTACTTTAATCCCAGCCCAAGCAATTATAACCCTTTCTGAAGATGGTAAGCAAGCACAAGCAGAGATTTGGCCCCACAGGCCAACACCCTTGGTTTATCCTGGTGTGGCGCTTGACCGATTTGAGCCTGATGCTTTGCCAACTCCTGAAGAAGCACGGCGAAAACTGGGCTTACCTTTACACGGCCCATTGATTGGAATTGTAGGACGATTGCAACGATGGAAGGGAATGCACATATTGGTGCAAGCGATGCCCAAAATTTTACAGAAGTATCCTGATGCTCATTGTGTGGTAGTTGGCGGTAAGCACGATTTAGAACCCGACTATGAAGACTTTTTAAAAGCCGAAATTGCTACCTTGGGCTTGAAAGAGCAAGTAATTATGGCTGGACTACAGCGTAATATCCCGGAGTGGGTGCAGGCGATGGATGTATTCGTTCATGCTTCGGATAAAGAACCCTTTGGAATTGTGATTATTGAGGCTATGGCGCTGGGTAAACCTGTAATTGCTGGCGATGCAGGCGGCCCGACAGAGATTATTACCGATGGGATGAATGGACTATTAACACCTTACGGCGATGCAGATAAATTAGCGATCGCAATTCTCCGCTATCTTGACGAACAAGAATTTGCCCGCAGTGCAGGCATAGCTGCCAGGCAACGCGCTTTAGATTTTTCAACGCAGAATTATGCTCAAAACTTTATTAGTGCAATTCGTTCTGTAATACCCAGTGTTTCATCTGCTGAATGA
- a CDS encoding EAL domain-containing protein, translated as MSQICSISKTCACRNVGRCQTKEAGRLFLWFPVPHTLKKVTSYLQQLRLEYELMYERPGLSLKCKPGQSIEIARNLAKLLAPRELKETQVLFIQGNIQPQLHDFSDIASLQRFIKLNQSDWLVEMLATERFTSYFQPIVSINDTSQIFGYESLLRGLDEEGNLMLPTPIVELATEAGLIPQLDQVARLSAITEFGRYQVSGHIFINFAPTSLYDPAFCLSSSVEAIDTAEISHDRVVFEVVESDNPQDLTHLKAVLKYYRDAGFLVALDDLGSGYSSLNLLHQLRPDFIKLDMELIRDVHQDLYKASITEKLLEITQKLNIQTVAEGIECIEELNWLRERGANLAQGYLIAKPSAVPITTTPHFDPITLNVASTDSKQVKPHVQHQNESERIVAAVTQRIRQSLELDEILQTTAAEVRQLFEVDRVIIYQFESDWSGLVAVESLAEECMSILGFHVMDTCFQSTRAVYFQQGNTRAIENIETAGLSPCHVDLLRSLQIRANLVVPILQKERLWGLLIAHQCRNARQWQQSEINLFNQLAGQAAIAIQQSELYHQLQQANQELQRLACSDGLTQVGNRRCFDDTFNTQWQRLAREQGSLSLILCDVDYFKLYNDTHGHLAGDDALRQVAKVISQTVKCPADLVARYGGEEFAVILPNTDIEGAIAVARDIQTNISALKMPHPHSQVSKFITLSLGVATITPHSQLSPATLIAAADQGLYQAKAQGRNCVVQINCGDVEPKSFI; from the coding sequence ATGAGCCAGATATGTTCTATCTCCAAAACCTGTGCTTGTCGCAATGTTGGACGCTGCCAGACTAAGGAGGCAGGCAGGCTCTTTCTTTGGTTCCCCGTTCCACATACTCTAAAAAAAGTCACCTCCTACCTACAGCAGCTTAGACTTGAGTATGAACTGATGTACGAGCGACCAGGTTTGAGTTTGAAGTGTAAACCCGGACAGTCCATAGAAATTGCCCGTAACCTGGCCAAACTACTTGCACCTAGAGAATTAAAAGAGACGCAAGTCCTTTTCATTCAAGGTAATATCCAACCTCAACTCCATGATTTTAGTGACATAGCCTCATTACAACGTTTCATTAAGTTGAACCAATCCGACTGGCTGGTTGAAATGCTTGCAACGGAACGATTCACCAGTTACTTTCAACCAATTGTCTCAATTAACGATACATCGCAGATTTTTGGATATGAATCGCTCTTACGGGGACTGGATGAAGAAGGGAATTTAATGCTACCGACACCAATTGTAGAGTTAGCAACCGAAGCCGGACTAATACCACAACTCGACCAAGTTGCTCGCCTCAGCGCAATCACTGAATTCGGTCGGTATCAAGTGAGTGGGCATATCTTCATCAATTTTGCGCCAACGTCACTTTACGATCCAGCTTTTTGCCTAAGTAGTTCAGTTGAGGCAATTGATACTGCTGAAATTTCCCACGATCGCGTTGTCTTTGAAGTTGTAGAATCAGACAATCCTCAAGATTTAACCCATCTCAAGGCAGTGCTTAAATACTACCGGGATGCTGGATTTTTAGTCGCTCTTGATGATCTCGGTTCTGGCTATTCCAGCCTAAACTTGCTGCATCAGTTACGTCCAGACTTTATCAAGCTGGATATGGAGTTAATTCGAGATGTACATCAAGACCTTTACAAAGCTTCGATTACCGAGAAGCTTTTAGAAATTACTCAAAAGTTGAACATCCAGACCGTTGCTGAAGGAATTGAGTGTATTGAGGAACTGAACTGGCTGCGAGAACGAGGTGCAAATCTTGCTCAAGGCTATTTGATTGCTAAACCTAGTGCAGTGCCTATCACTACAACCCCTCACTTTGATCCGATCACGTTAAATGTAGCATCGACAGATTCTAAGCAGGTTAAGCCGCATGTCCAACACCAAAATGAGTCCGAGCGAATTGTCGCGGCTGTGACGCAGCGCATTCGACAATCGTTAGAGTTAGACGAGATTTTGCAAACCACAGCAGCCGAAGTGCGGCAACTGTTTGAGGTAGACCGAGTAATAATTTACCAGTTTGAGTCAGACTGGAGTGGGTTAGTAGCTGTAGAATCCTTAGCAGAAGAGTGTATGTCCATTCTGGGATTTCACGTTATGGATACGTGCTTTCAATCTACCCGTGCAGTTTATTTTCAACAAGGTAACACCAGAGCGATCGAAAACATTGAAACTGCCGGATTATCTCCGTGTCATGTTGACCTCCTGCGGAGTTTACAAATCCGGGCAAACCTTGTCGTGCCTATATTGCAGAAAGAGCGTTTGTGGGGACTATTAATTGCTCACCAATGTCGTAATGCTCGACAATGGCAGCAATCGGAGATTAACTTGTTTAACCAGTTAGCGGGACAAGCTGCGATCGCTATTCAGCAATCAGAACTTTACCACCAATTACAACAAGCAAACCAGGAATTACAGCGCCTTGCCTGTTCGGATGGTCTGACCCAAGTAGGAAATAGACGCTGCTTTGATGACACATTCAACACACAGTGGCAACGGTTGGCACGAGAGCAAGGTTCACTATCTTTGATTTTGTGCGATGTCGATTACTTTAAGCTTTACAACGATACACATGGACATCTGGCAGGAGATGATGCCCTTAGACAGGTTGCCAAGGTCATCTCTCAAACAGTTAAATGTCCTGCTGATTTAGTTGCTCGTTATGGTGGAGAAGAGTTTGCAGTTATTTTACCGAATACTGATATTGAAGGGGCCATTGCAGTTGCAAGAGATATTCAGACCAATATTAGTGCATTAAAAATGCCTCATCCCCATTCTCAGGTCAGCAAATTCATCACTCTAAGTCTTGGTGTGGCAACCATCACTCCTCATAGCCAATTATCTCCTGCAACCTTAATTGCTGCTGCTGACCAGGGACTCTACCAGGCAAAAGCACAAGGAAGAAATTGTGTGGTGCAGATAAACTGTGGGGATGTTGAGCCTAAATCTTTCATTTAG
- a CDS encoding glycosyltransferase family 2 protein has product MSLSQECQQPLVSVIIPTYNRPDYLKQAIASAIKQTYRNIEIIVSDNCSTENTQAIVASFEDLRIRFWRHEQNVGMLANQQHAFKMARGKYVASLHDDDIWNEDFLAKLVPILEANSELILAFCDQYIIDANSIINDPGTEKNTRGYKRDKLAKGIHQPFSKIGLIDKSIPTAASCVIRNNVIDWDSIPPEVGGMWDLYLTYLCCISGYGAYYYPERLTRYRAHEQTDTMLSGSRDMQAKIRKAKSEMFCYQVFMEDDRLQQFRVYFQQKWLEANTTLGIGLLRSEQIAVARPYFWQALTKQKFNVRTLVALSLSFTPHFFANKLIELSK; this is encoded by the coding sequence ATGTCATTATCTCAAGAATGCCAACAGCCTTTAGTCAGCGTTATTATCCCTACTTATAATCGGCCAGATTATCTCAAGCAAGCGATCGCTAGTGCTATTAAACAAACTTATCGAAATATCGAAATTATTGTTTCTGATAATTGTAGTACAGAAAATACTCAAGCCATTGTCGCATCTTTTGAAGATTTACGCATCAGATTTTGGCGACATGAGCAAAATGTAGGTATGCTTGCTAACCAGCAACACGCCTTCAAAATGGCGCGAGGTAAGTATGTTGCTAGTCTTCACGATGATGATATCTGGAATGAAGACTTTCTAGCAAAACTTGTACCAATACTAGAAGCAAATTCTGAGTTAATTCTCGCTTTTTGTGACCAATATATAATAGATGCAAATAGTATAATTAATGATCCTGGAACTGAAAAAAATACACGCGGTTATAAGCGAGACAAACTAGCAAAAGGAATTCATCAACCTTTCTCTAAAATTGGGTTAATTGATAAAAGCATACCCACTGCTGCATCTTGTGTGATTCGCAATAATGTTATCGATTGGGATAGTATTCCTCCAGAAGTTGGCGGAATGTGGGATTTATATTTAACTTACCTCTGTTGTATATCTGGTTATGGCGCTTACTACTATCCAGAAAGATTAACGCGATATCGTGCCCATGAGCAAACTGATACCATGCTCAGTGGTAGTCGAGATATGCAGGCAAAAATTCGCAAAGCTAAAAGCGAAATGTTCTGTTATCAAGTTTTTATGGAAGACGATCGGTTGCAGCAATTTAGGGTATATTTTCAACAGAAATGGTTAGAGGCTAATACAACTTTGGGGATTGGTTTGCTGCGAAGTGAACAGATAGCAGTAGCACGTCCTTATTTTTGGCAGGCGCTGACTAAACAAAAATTTAATGTGCGGACTTTAGTGGCATTAAGTCTTAGTTTTACTCCGCATTTTTTTGCAAACAAATTAATAGAGTTGTCGAAATAA